Proteins from one Kazachstania africana CBS 2517 chromosome 1, complete genome genomic window:
- the ADH3 gene encoding alcohol dehydrogenase ADH3 (similar to Saccharomyces cerevisiae ADH3 (YMR083W); ancestral locus Anc_2.480): MLRPTLGARSHGLLSYNRLFLRLQSTIAIPKMQKGVIFYENGGPLTYKDMPVPVPKPNEILINVKYSGVCHTDLHAWKGDWPLPVKLPLVGGHEGAGIVVAKGSNVKNFEIGDLAGIKWLNGSCMACELCEKGYESNCEHADLSGYTHDGSFQQYATADATQAAQIPRGTDLAEVAPILCAGVTVYKALKTAALQPGEWVAISGACGGLGSLAIQYAKAMGLRVLGIDGGEAKAKMFKELGGETFIDFTKYKNNEAMIKDIQEATKGGPQGVINVSVSEAAISASTQYVRPTGTVVIVGMPAGAYVKSDVFSHVVKSISIKGSYVGNRADTREAIDFFSRGLVKSPITVVGLSELPKIYELMEKNKILGRYVVDTSK; the protein is encoded by the coding sequence ATGTTGAGACCTACGTTAGGTGCGAGAAGCCACGGTTTACTCAGTTATAATAGACTATTTTTAAGGTTGCAATCCACTATAGCGATTCCTAAAATGCAGAAGGGGGTCATTTTTTATGAGAATGGTGGACCTTTGACCTACAAGGACATGCCGGTACCAGTACCAAAGCCAAATGAAATCTTGATTAACGTCAAGTATTCAGGTGTATGTCACACAGATTTACATGCATGGAAGGGTGATTGGCCTTTACCGGTGAAATTACCATTAGTTGGTGGTCACGAAGGTGCAGGTATCGTTGTAGCCAAGGGAAGTAAcgtaaaaaattttgaaattggtgACCTAGCAGGTATTAAATGGTTGAATGGTTCATGCATGGCCTGTGAATTGTGTGAAAAAGGGTATGAATCTAATTGTGAACATGCTGACTTATCTGGTTACACACACGATGGTTCATTCCAACAGTATGCGACTGCGGATGCTACACAAGCTGCACAGATCCCCAGAGGCACGGACCTAGCAGAGGTGGCCCCAATCCTATGTGCTGGTGTTACCGTTTACAAGGCTTTGAAGACTGCTGCTTTACAGCCGGGCGAATGGGTTGCAATTTCCGGTGCATGTGGTGGCTTAGGCTCCTTAGCTATTCAGTATGCAAAGGCTATGGGATTGAGAGTCCTTGGTATAGATGGAGGTGAAGCCAAGGCGAAAATGTTCAAAGAACTAGGTGGTGAGactttcattgatttcacCAAGTATAAGAATAATGAAGCTATGATTAAAGATATTCAAGAAGCTACAAAAGGTGGCCCACAAGGTGTAATCAATGTTTCGGTTTCAGAAGCAGCCATTTCTGCTTCTACTCAATATGTGAGACCAACTGGTACTGTGGTAATTGTCGGAATGCCAGCAGGTGCATACGTCAAGTCAGACGTGTTTTCCCATGTGGTTAAATCCATCAGTATCAAGGGATCCTACGTTGGAAACAGAGCAGATACCAGAGAAGccattgatttcttctctAGAGGGCTTGTAAAGTCACCCATCACTGTTGTCGGACTTTCCGAATTACCAAAGATCTACGAGTTGATGGAAAAGAACAAGATTCTGGGCAGATACGTCGTGGATACATCCAAATAG
- the KAFR0A00795 gene encoding uncharacterized protein: MTYWLTAAGSQINVFNDMTSYFYAQFHTGDPKTTHGIIVAKEEYESYVDEAVKTWSMGKSYDFYTSTQSNGNISICQRLEEEAYALANSADFGECISIFYDSSKTLEEQTGLTDDLLYVYNNGTVSFNDGNTVCVSIGTESL; this comes from the coding sequence ATGACTTACTGGTTGACTGCGGCTGGTAGCCAGATCAACGTCTTCAATGATATGACCAGCTATTTCTATGCTCAATTTCATACTGGTGACCCCAAAACTACTCATGGTATTATTGTTgctaaagaagaatatgaatCTTATGTCGATGAAGCTGTCAAAACATGGAGTATGGGGAAAAGTTATGATTTCTACACTAGCACCCAATCTAATGGCAATATCAGCATCTGCCAACGACTAGAGGAAGAAGCTTATGCCCTGGCTAACTCAGCCGATTTTGGTGAATGTATCTCGATTTTCTATGATTCGTCAAAGACTCTTGAGGAACAGACTGGTTTGACAGATGATCTGCTGTACGTCTACAATAATGGCACGGTTTCCTTTAATGACGGCAACACAGTTTGCGTATCTATTGGTACTGAAAGCCTATAG